A single genomic interval of Aureliella helgolandensis harbors:
- a CDS encoding prephenate dehydrogenase — translation MVKFERVVLVGVGLLGGSLGMALRDRELAGCVVGVGRRETPLREALALGALDEFTLNLSEACQNADLAIICTPVQLVADQIRACRAAMPAGGLITDVGSTKATICQVFEEENGSHPQHAAGTTAQFCGSHPLAGSDKSGVAFAEADLFVDKLTVVTPMAQTPEAAIQQTEALWQAMGSRTARMTPEQHDEAVARTSHLPHLVASALAAATPDAVLPLAASGWRDTTRVAAGNVEMWRQIVTENHGPVLEALNDFSGQLQQWIAALESGDNERLEKLLVAGKQKRDSVGN, via the coding sequence ATGGTGAAATTTGAACGTGTCGTCCTTGTCGGCGTGGGACTGCTAGGCGGTTCCCTCGGGATGGCGCTGCGCGATCGGGAACTCGCGGGCTGTGTGGTGGGTGTAGGTCGCAGGGAGACACCGCTCCGCGAAGCGCTTGCCCTGGGCGCATTGGATGAATTCACGCTCAATCTGTCAGAAGCCTGCCAAAACGCCGACTTGGCGATCATCTGCACTCCCGTCCAATTGGTAGCCGACCAGATCCGAGCTTGCCGAGCGGCCATGCCGGCAGGGGGGCTGATCACCGATGTGGGCAGCACCAAAGCAACGATCTGCCAGGTTTTCGAAGAGGAAAACGGCAGCCACCCCCAGCATGCGGCGGGGACAACGGCGCAGTTCTGCGGCTCCCATCCGCTGGCGGGCAGTGACAAAAGCGGCGTTGCCTTTGCCGAAGCCGATTTGTTTGTCGACAAGTTGACCGTAGTGACGCCGATGGCCCAAACCCCCGAAGCGGCAATCCAACAGACCGAAGCCCTCTGGCAAGCGATGGGAAGTCGCACTGCACGGATGACGCCGGAGCAACATGACGAGGCTGTCGCACGCACCAGCCACCTCCCCCATTTGGTGGCATCAGCGCTTGCTGCAGCCACTCCCGATGCGGTGCTCCCCCTAGCGGCTTCGGGGTGGCGCGATACAACACGTGTAGCAGCAGGCAATGTGGAGATGTGGCGACAGATCGTGACCGAAAACCACGGTCCGGTTCTCGAAGCACTGAACGATTTTTCAGGCCAGCTGCAGCAGTGGATTGCGGCGCTTGAGAGCGGCGACAACGAACGACTCGAAAAACTTCTGGTAGCAGGAAAACAGAAACGTGACTCTGTGGGAAATTGA
- a CDS encoding family 16 glycoside hydrolase — protein MKPSKSHLALTFYLLASSILPHPASANEPEATMDSTDLLGGKRLRDGDGEPRFWHVEDGVILGQTKIDSGPDENTPLLQQERKFSDLKLQLSYQVEGHNAGVQYRCVDQGEWVVYGYPWDSEARWHALDQNPNALLVDECSGGSGLLLKTTSTDTVEQSVPPATGKINTPQETPVPEDLLNGTVVPTEDTVDESADGTPTFKVETPASPHFHENSGSSLSSLIADNSTASNTPACSSPQPLSIDVWYGSRQRFGHQGNPQRWINVLGRLRGHDDSAVLEYSLNGGARKTLTIGPNKTRLANLGDFNVEIDRIDLRTGHNSLVLFARDGQDEINTNVAIVYATPSTTQLPLHIDWSSVKDIQDVAQVTDGLWKLTPGGVRVIEPYYDRVIAFGDESWMNYEVTVPVTFHGFRKPGPDDGGRNVVHAAIAVRWPGHAIDAPPTQPNTKWYPLGATAEFMIQDHPQECRWRILGGRKKNVMEDSPRKIEFDKRYMMKHRVESTTESTTTYRVKFWDAEQPEPKEWDVTTSEEADVANGGALLLAHYADVTFGNVTVTPCSDLKPTVDEPHPNLPATTE, from the coding sequence ATGAAGCCTTCGAAATCGCATTTGGCACTGACCTTCTACCTATTAGCATCGTCGATCCTGCCTCATCCTGCGAGTGCCAATGAGCCCGAGGCTACAATGGATTCCACGGACCTGCTTGGCGGCAAACGCCTCAGGGATGGGGACGGCGAGCCGCGATTTTGGCACGTCGAAGATGGCGTCATTCTGGGCCAAACGAAGATAGACAGCGGCCCTGACGAGAACACACCACTGCTCCAACAAGAGAGAAAATTCAGTGACTTGAAATTGCAGCTCTCCTATCAGGTCGAGGGCCACAACGCGGGAGTCCAATACCGCTGCGTCGATCAAGGCGAATGGGTTGTCTATGGCTACCCGTGGGACTCCGAGGCCCGTTGGCACGCGTTGGATCAGAATCCGAACGCTCTACTTGTCGACGAGTGTAGCGGCGGTTCGGGTTTGCTGCTGAAGACAACATCCACCGATACGGTCGAACAAAGCGTGCCGCCAGCAACCGGGAAGATCAACACTCCGCAGGAGACGCCCGTGCCAGAGGACTTGCTGAATGGAACGGTTGTACCCACAGAAGATACCGTCGACGAATCGGCTGACGGCACGCCAACTTTCAAAGTCGAAACGCCAGCGTCGCCCCACTTCCACGAAAATAGTGGCAGCAGCTTGAGCAGCCTCATCGCCGATAACTCAACCGCATCCAACACTCCAGCGTGCTCATCGCCGCAACCGCTTTCGATTGACGTTTGGTACGGATCACGACAACGCTTTGGTCACCAAGGCAATCCGCAACGCTGGATCAACGTGCTTGGTCGATTGAGAGGGCACGACGATTCTGCGGTGCTGGAATACTCGCTCAATGGCGGCGCGCGAAAAACGCTGACCATCGGTCCCAATAAAACTCGCTTAGCGAATCTCGGAGATTTCAATGTGGAAATCGACCGCATTGACTTACGCACGGGACATAACTCGCTTGTCTTGTTTGCACGAGATGGCCAGGACGAGATCAACACGAATGTCGCGATTGTCTACGCCACGCCATCGACAACTCAATTGCCTCTTCATATTGACTGGTCGAGCGTAAAAGACATTCAGGATGTGGCCCAAGTCACCGATGGTCTGTGGAAACTCACGCCCGGTGGCGTGCGGGTTATTGAGCCGTACTATGATCGAGTCATAGCGTTTGGCGATGAAAGTTGGATGAACTACGAGGTGACGGTGCCAGTCACGTTCCACGGCTTCCGTAAACCTGGGCCCGATGACGGAGGGCGAAACGTAGTTCACGCTGCGATCGCAGTCCGCTGGCCAGGACACGCGATCGACGCGCCCCCTACGCAGCCGAATACGAAATGGTATCCGCTCGGGGCGACCGCAGAGTTCATGATTCAAGACCATCCGCAAGAATGCCGCTGGCGGATCCTCGGTGGTCGTAAAAAGAATGTCATGGAAGACTCACCACGGAAAATTGAATTCGACAAACGGTACATGATGAAGCATCGGGTCGAATCAACGACCGAGTCAACAACCACTTATCGGGTCAAATTCTGGGACGCGGAACAGCCGGAACCCAAGGAGTGGGATGTGACTACGAGCGAAGAAGCCGATGTCGCCAATGGCGGAGCTCTCTTGCTGGCTCACTACGCCGACGTAACCTTCGGCAACGTCACGGTCACTCCATGCAGTGACCTCAAGCCAACGGTTGACGAGCCCCATCCCAATCTGCCGGCTACCACCGAGTAA
- a CDS encoding alpha/beta hydrolase yields the protein MLLGLTSLLSSASSRLQPTIKFNGEQYAQHLQQAGIPTTCGRYDGMIHGFVHFAGVCEAGRGTISDIAEVNRSTTATGVRDSPTN from the coding sequence TTGTTGCTCGGCCTTACGAGCCTGCTCTCGTCGGCTTCTAGTCGCCTCCAGCCTACGATCAAGTTCAATGGTGAGCAATACGCTCAGCACCTTCAGCAAGCGGGTATACCGACGACGTGTGGCCGTTACGACGGCATGATTCATGGGTTTGTCCACTTTGCGGGCGTGTGTGAGGCTGGCCGTGGCACGATCAGCGATATTGCCGAAGTGAACCGATCAACGACGGCCACAGGCGTCCGCGACTCTCCAACCAATTAA
- a CDS encoding carbon-nitrogen hydrolase family protein: MNVQLNYLINILITGALVFDTADAFSQTTNMPKEFNLAIVQMYVEPGDLAKNLAHAEALIREASVNKADVILLPEVMDLGWTHPSAKEFAEPIPNGETCRRLCESAKVNHVYLCAGIVERDGDSIYNSAVIIDNKGKVLIKHRKLNELSIGHDVYDQGDRLGVCHTPLGTFGLMICADAFAKDHVLSRSLCYMGADVILSPASWAVPPDHNNKTEPYGDAWRGFYKPVAREFSVWIAAASNVGPITAGPWKNWNTIGCSLLIGPDGKEMLNGPYGAKAEKILYHTIKPTPRPARGTNWSKFKPDS; this comes from the coding sequence ATGAACGTACAGCTCAATTACCTGATAAATATATTGATCACTGGGGCCTTGGTTTTTGATACAGCCGATGCTTTTTCTCAGACAACAAACATGCCCAAAGAATTTAATTTGGCCATAGTTCAGATGTATGTTGAACCAGGGGACTTAGCTAAAAACCTTGCTCATGCCGAAGCACTCATACGGGAAGCTTCTGTTAATAAGGCCGATGTAATACTTCTTCCGGAAGTCATGGATCTTGGATGGACACATCCCTCGGCCAAAGAGTTTGCCGAACCCATACCCAATGGCGAAACATGCAGACGACTTTGTGAATCTGCAAAAGTTAATCATGTTTATCTATGCGCGGGAATTGTTGAGAGAGACGGAGATTCCATTTACAATTCCGCTGTAATCATTGATAACAAGGGGAAGGTTCTCATCAAGCATCGCAAACTAAATGAACTTTCCATTGGACATGATGTATACGATCAGGGAGATCGCCTGGGAGTATGCCACACACCATTGGGTACTTTCGGTTTGATGATATGTGCTGATGCATTTGCCAAAGATCACGTTCTCAGCCGATCGCTTTGTTATATGGGGGCGGATGTTATTCTATCTCCTGCCAGTTGGGCAGTTCCTCCGGATCACAATAACAAAACTGAGCCCTACGGTGATGCGTGGCGTGGATTCTATAAGCCTGTGGCACGTGAGTTTTCCGTCTGGATTGCAGCTGCAAGCAATGTGGGCCCGATAACCGCAGGACCCTGGAAGAATTGGAACACCATTGGATGTTCCCTATTAATCGGTCCCGATGGAAAGGAAATGCTGAATGGTCCATATGGAGCAAAGGCAGAAAAGATCCTGTATCACACAATAAAGCCAACACCTCGTCCGGCTCGAGGAACCAATTGGAGTAAATTCAAGCCTGATAGCTAG
- a CDS encoding GNAT family N-acetyltransferase encodes MHPAKRVPPLPQPESLEKPAQVSIRPGDLSIAADQTAVIGLLNSYASQLVGRMRPLDDSVECSLIAGLQKQPACRLFFAEVDGHIVGMALCFLGYSTFKGAPLINIHDLAVYPGFQRRGIGSQLLRAVSDFARQHRHCAVTLEVQANNPARMLYARHGFEVLDVPADDSAVLFGKLEIA; translated from the coding sequence ATGCATCCAGCCAAGCGAGTTCCACCACTCCCTCAGCCTGAATCGTTGGAAAAGCCTGCTCAGGTAAGCATTCGTCCAGGGGACCTCTCGATAGCCGCTGATCAAACAGCCGTGATTGGACTTCTCAATTCGTACGCAAGTCAGCTGGTAGGGCGAATGAGACCGCTGGACGATTCGGTGGAATGCTCACTGATCGCAGGGCTGCAAAAGCAGCCTGCATGCCGCTTGTTTTTTGCTGAAGTTGACGGTCACATCGTGGGCATGGCGCTATGCTTCTTGGGCTACTCAACCTTCAAGGGAGCACCGCTGATCAACATCCATGATTTGGCGGTTTACCCAGGGTTTCAACGACGGGGCATCGGTTCACAATTGCTCCGTGCTGTCAGCGACTTCGCGCGGCAGCATCGCCACTGTGCAGTCACGCTCGAAGTGCAAGCCAACAATCCAGCGCGGATGTTGTACGCGCGCCATGGATTCGAAGTGCTCGACGTACCCGCCGATGATAGCGCTGTGTTGTTCGGTAAACTGGAGATTGCTTAA
- a CDS encoding tetratricopeptide repeat protein: protein MPRYCLYIASLAVLAAGSTSLAHDGPHDVIARLSKKISVQGPTADLLFRRACEYRALREYESAKSDLRHALRLDPTSEFTQIELIRLQLAGGESIELLHQVDALLDSHDAAVRTAGHAIRGEIYYAHRQWQAAIAEFDIALKNHRSEIQWYLWRAEAQREAGQTESQIRGLRSAYELTASPVVQAALCDALIADAGRGLAQKDGRASASRAEAIAMIEQKLQDFRLKSAWQIRKAEVLLLSDDHAAANRELNKAIAELDARLATPHPDPALVQDRQKAMRLMH, encoded by the coding sequence ATGCCTCGCTACTGCCTGTACATCGCGTCGCTGGCCGTCTTGGCTGCGGGATCCACCTCGCTGGCTCACGACGGTCCACATGACGTTATCGCTAGGCTTAGCAAAAAAATATCGGTTCAAGGTCCCACGGCGGATCTGCTGTTTCGTCGGGCATGCGAATATCGCGCGCTGCGAGAGTACGAATCGGCGAAGAGCGATCTGCGACATGCTCTGCGTCTCGATCCGACGTCGGAGTTCACCCAAATTGAACTGATTCGGTTGCAGCTGGCTGGGGGCGAGTCTATCGAATTATTGCATCAAGTCGACGCATTGCTTGACAGCCATGACGCTGCGGTGCGCACCGCGGGGCATGCAATTCGCGGTGAGATTTACTATGCTCATCGGCAATGGCAAGCCGCCATCGCGGAGTTTGACATCGCGTTGAAGAACCATCGCAGCGAAATCCAATGGTATCTGTGGCGCGCCGAAGCCCAGCGAGAAGCCGGTCAGACCGAATCACAAATTCGCGGTCTGCGCAGCGCCTATGAATTAACTGCTAGCCCCGTAGTTCAGGCCGCACTCTGTGATGCATTAATCGCCGATGCTGGCCGAGGTCTAGCTCAAAAAGATGGGCGTGCATCCGCGTCGCGAGCAGAAGCTATCGCAATGATCGAACAAAAACTGCAAGACTTCCGTCTGAAAAGCGCATGGCAGATTCGTAAAGCCGAAGTGTTGCTGTTGTCGGATGATCATGCCGCCGCGAATCGCGAGTTGAACAAGGCGATTGCAGAACTAGATGCGAGGCTAGCAACACCGCATCCCGATCCCGCGTTGGTTCAAGACCGCCAAAAAGCGATGCGGTTGATGCATTAA
- a CDS encoding purple acid phosphatase family protein produces the protein MTRADSAAAARSRPFSPTTFAWTACCITAFVCAATPLGLAQQPGVAKTETDILSRGPYLQLSTPTSISILWRTSSATKPVVRFGTQPDQLDQEVAASAILVRNAPLAGLEPSESLPSDTTSDASPTLHSAPVGTVQYEAFLSDLQPSTRYYYAVFDGATPLAGGAEFYFRTHPNPSAVEPVRVWVVGDSGTGDSRQAAVYQAMQDFVTKQDRPLDLFLHVGDMAYPSGTDAEFQRNFFDVYRSTLQSTVCWAAMGNHEGKTSKGLLGIGPYFDAYRCPTRAEAGGLASASEAYYSFDYANIHFICLDSHDLDRAPTGVMSQWLRADLEATKQDWIIAFWHHPPYTKGSHDSDKEGALIEMRELIMPVLEAGGVDLVLTGHSHIYERSMLIDGAYQTPTTATGVVLDDGDGNPHGEGAYRKSKGLHAHQGTVQVVAGHGGARVTRLGTSPVMKRVIVENGSTILDVEGDTLTGMMVDRGGATSDLFSIVKQGTVIPKIVENPRTLPAYSVAIDKPKREKSGTVPFPKNATELIKPNSEWDYLAGRHAAENWTAIAVIPEESDGWKVGKTSIGYGDSDDITELKEMKDSYSVVYARREFELAPGDKEKIAELGLAIAYDDSFIAYLNGQEVLRVGVKVGRGANVGDVQSHEAEGYEYFPLPNATQLLVDDDNILSVEGHNVSLSSSDFTLDPYLLAVPKR, from the coding sequence ATGACCAGAGCTGATTCAGCTGCCGCAGCAAGATCGCGGCCTTTCTCACCCACGACCTTCGCCTGGACCGCTTGCTGCATCACGGCCTTCGTTTGCGCCGCCACGCCGCTCGGTCTGGCACAGCAACCGGGCGTTGCTAAAACCGAAACCGACATCCTTTCGCGTGGGCCGTACTTACAGCTCTCCACGCCGACGTCGATTTCGATTTTGTGGCGGACCAGTAGTGCCACCAAGCCAGTGGTGCGGTTTGGGACGCAACCTGATCAACTCGATCAGGAGGTCGCCGCTTCTGCCATCTTAGTCCGTAACGCACCGCTGGCTGGCCTGGAGCCATCGGAGTCGCTGCCTAGCGATACGACTAGCGATGCGTCCCCGACATTGCACTCAGCCCCCGTGGGGACGGTTCAATATGAAGCCTTCCTTTCCGATCTTCAGCCATCGACAAGATATTATTACGCCGTTTTCGATGGTGCGACACCGTTGGCGGGCGGCGCTGAATTCTATTTCCGAACACATCCCAACCCCAGCGCCGTCGAGCCTGTGCGAGTTTGGGTGGTTGGTGATTCAGGAACGGGCGATTCCCGGCAAGCCGCCGTCTATCAAGCCATGCAGGACTTCGTTACCAAGCAAGATCGTCCACTCGATTTGTTCCTACACGTCGGCGATATGGCGTACCCATCGGGAACCGACGCCGAATTCCAACGCAACTTTTTCGATGTCTATCGATCGACACTGCAGAGCACCGTGTGTTGGGCTGCAATGGGCAACCATGAGGGTAAAACGTCCAAAGGATTGCTGGGGATCGGGCCGTACTTTGATGCGTACCGCTGCCCCACCCGAGCCGAAGCCGGTGGATTGGCCTCAGCCAGTGAGGCGTACTATTCGTTTGACTATGCCAACATTCACTTTATTTGTCTCGACTCTCATGATCTCGATCGCGCACCGACGGGCGTGATGTCGCAGTGGTTGCGAGCCGATTTGGAAGCCACCAAGCAGGACTGGATTATCGCCTTTTGGCATCACCCGCCCTATACCAAAGGTTCGCATGATAGTGACAAGGAAGGGGCGCTGATTGAAATGCGCGAGTTGATCATGCCGGTACTCGAAGCCGGCGGCGTCGACCTCGTGCTCACCGGACACTCGCACATTTATGAGCGATCGATGCTGATCGACGGTGCCTATCAAACGCCCACCACGGCGACCGGAGTGGTTTTGGATGACGGCGACGGGAATCCCCACGGGGAAGGTGCGTACCGCAAGAGCAAAGGACTGCACGCTCATCAGGGGACCGTGCAAGTGGTAGCGGGACATGGGGGTGCTAGAGTTACGCGTCTGGGAACATCGCCGGTGATGAAACGTGTGATTGTCGAAAATGGTTCGACGATCCTGGATGTCGAAGGGGATACCTTGACCGGCATGATGGTCGATCGCGGTGGCGCAACGAGCGACCTGTTTAGCATCGTAAAACAAGGTACCGTGATTCCGAAAATTGTTGAAAACCCACGCACACTACCTGCCTATTCGGTGGCTATCGACAAACCGAAGCGTGAGAAATCGGGTACAGTTCCATTCCCTAAAAACGCGACGGAATTGATCAAGCCCAATTCGGAATGGGACTATCTGGCGGGGAGACACGCGGCAGAAAACTGGACTGCCATCGCGGTGATTCCCGAAGAATCCGATGGCTGGAAAGTTGGTAAAACCAGCATTGGCTACGGCGATAGCGATGACATCACCGAATTGAAAGAGATGAAAGACTCGTACTCTGTCGTTTATGCGAGGAGGGAATTCGAACTGGCGCCCGGAGACAAAGAAAAAATAGCCGAGTTGGGCCTGGCGATCGCCTACGACGATAGCTTTATCGCCTACCTCAACGGTCAGGAAGTGCTACGGGTTGGTGTGAAAGTTGGACGAGGCGCGAATGTTGGCGACGTCCAAAGCCACGAAGCCGAAGGGTACGAATACTTCCCGTTACCGAACGCAACGCAGTTGCTCGTTGATGACGACAACATTCTCTCGGTCGAAGGCCACAACGTCAGTCTCAGTAGCAGCGATTTTACGCTCGACCCCTATTTACTAGCAGTACCGAAACGCTGA
- a CDS encoding LURP-one-related/scramblase family protein, giving the protein MDRATDRCDRSAPTADAVLSNSERVPAYSVIQIPSLDSPALDNPRAPQDYISCAIGGVSSIRFALGAAMIFRIKEKFWSWGPDFSIDDAEGKLCYYMDGKAFSRGA; this is encoded by the coding sequence TTGGATCGAGCAACGGATCGCTGTGACCGGAGCGCACCGACCGCTGACGCCGTCCTGTCAAACTCGGAACGAGTGCCCGCCTATTCGGTCATCCAGATTCCGTCGCTCGACAGCCCAGCACTTGACAATCCAAGAGCGCCTCAAGATTACATTTCCTGTGCCATTGGTGGTGTATCGAGCATTCGTTTCGCATTGGGAGCAGCCATGATCTTTCGAATCAAAGAGAAGTTCTGGTCGTGGGGACCTGATTTCAGTATTGATGACGCCGAAGGGAAGCTCTGTTATTACATGGATGGGAAGGCGTTCTCCCGGGGGGCATAA
- a CDS encoding LabA-like NYN domain-containing protein, which yields MDRVAIFVDVQNVYYTVKQSHGCHFDYRRFWDQVTARREVVAALAYAIDRKDQKQIQFQQILETIGFKVKLKPFIQRADGSAKGDWDVGITIDMLELAKEIDVAVLASGDGDFDLVVQKLRESHSVEVEVYGERTLTAASLIQAANRFIPIEGPLLLS from the coding sequence ATGGATCGAGTTGCGATCTTCGTGGACGTACAGAACGTCTATTACACGGTCAAGCAGAGCCACGGATGTCATTTTGATTATCGGAGGTTCTGGGACCAAGTGACGGCGCGACGAGAGGTCGTAGCCGCCTTGGCCTACGCAATCGATCGCAAAGATCAGAAGCAAATTCAATTCCAACAGATCCTCGAGACCATTGGTTTTAAGGTGAAGCTCAAGCCATTCATCCAGAGAGCAGACGGATCTGCGAAGGGCGATTGGGACGTTGGCATCACGATCGACATGCTCGAGCTTGCCAAAGAGATTGACGTAGCCGTACTCGCGTCTGGCGATGGCGATTTCGATCTAGTCGTCCAGAAGTTGCGTGAGAGCCACAGCGTGGAGGTGGAGGTGTACGGCGAAAGGACGCTCACAGCGGCATCCTTGATCCAGGCTGCGAACCGATTCATTCCCATCGAAGGCCCACTTTTACTGTCATGA
- a CDS encoding discoidin domain-containing protein, with protein sequence MHRSHGSPSVGYLILSLLGVLMQRSVHAEWRELPTAPVYNLSLRTDSTPDLSDIDSYLRSITSQHATAQDKAIAIWRWSQRMRKQTSNPIEDGQHVLDPIVLFNNFGHCNCGIISGLNNTFWLNMGWRAHYVQLGDHTVCETSWDDGKSWHMFDASMSFYCFNDTGQVAGVAEIEKNPHYYLRNFAPEVGTNPVQDINDHQGWRQASDRPVHYHRTLANGYDSFKAPNSISGGGLHAQWGQRFAINLRENEHYTRYFGHLAEVDKSRTFRPLETGKDPEGQHRHLGIRANGVWRYAPDLRSRFADQLVYDSAGVTFGDARSGFAIKPADANAAGTLLLRIPASNVVTSAKLSLEVSRLSVTDGVSVSVSRTAGTSYQPVWSCTERGSAMAFELDLQPFVAGVSEYLVRVQIQGAGAGLESVVVDTITQINRAALPRLSRGGNRVQLVLGTQAETVQFLPSIVTGNHSQTVHEQESIDVETEVGFYKPILRPAEANTAAHVTWKIATPTPITAINYGGTICVKTANDRATLLHSFDGQTFVPDYEKADGDEPFDLMINRDVTPIPVGQREAYLRYEFQTQQYPRSYAGPGIQAARMLVQHEPRVKGFTPIEVTYCWIEHRESGDVERQHTQRIASPAEEYSINVGGYRDPTMQWVRLNLQGSAPADGKVTYGYSDGVDIGSGAAVKPALYEWGRNIALGKRYTLTGPQHAKNLDAGGDLTDGIIAPPDEDVSESYMPTNVMFEQDATAVITLDLGKTQKVAAVRIHAGQEAGFKLAYPKVIRVEVSEDGQNFSQTGEATHHQVFDPPANFQPWEHDDSPQYAMLPAGGRLAYAYRVVLERPQAARFVRVTCEALNGWGILLSEVQVFDQVAVQQDVPPHVYLPPLKQLAQPSPLAGSNP encoded by the coding sequence ATGCATCGTTCTCATGGCTCGCCAAGTGTTGGCTATCTCATCCTGTCGTTGCTGGGTGTTTTGATGCAACGGTCCGTGCATGCGGAATGGAGGGAGCTTCCTACCGCACCTGTCTATAATCTCAGCTTGCGGACCGATAGCACCCCGGACCTCAGCGATATCGACAGTTACCTGCGCTCCATCACTTCGCAGCATGCCACCGCTCAAGACAAAGCCATTGCCATCTGGCGTTGGTCACAGCGCATGCGAAAGCAGACCTCCAATCCGATCGAAGACGGGCAGCACGTCCTTGACCCCATCGTGCTTTTCAACAACTTTGGACACTGCAACTGCGGCATCATCTCGGGTCTCAACAACACCTTCTGGCTGAACATGGGTTGGCGGGCGCATTACGTTCAACTCGGTGATCACACCGTCTGCGAAACCTCTTGGGACGATGGCAAGAGCTGGCACATGTTTGATGCCTCGATGAGCTTTTATTGTTTCAACGATACCGGTCAGGTCGCCGGCGTTGCAGAAATCGAAAAGAATCCGCACTACTATCTACGCAACTTCGCCCCCGAGGTGGGCACCAATCCGGTGCAGGATATCAACGATCATCAGGGCTGGCGGCAGGCTTCGGACCGCCCTGTACATTACCATCGCACCCTTGCCAACGGTTACGACTCCTTCAAGGCTCCGAACTCCATTTCCGGAGGGGGGCTGCATGCCCAGTGGGGCCAACGCTTCGCCATCAACTTGCGTGAAAATGAGCACTACACCCGCTATTTCGGTCACCTCGCTGAAGTGGACAAAAGTCGTACGTTCCGGCCACTCGAGACGGGCAAGGATCCCGAAGGCCAGCACCGTCATCTTGGTATTCGCGCCAATGGCGTTTGGCGGTACGCCCCGGATCTGCGCAGCCGTTTTGCGGACCAGCTTGTGTATGACTCGGCGGGAGTGACCTTCGGTGATGCGCGAAGTGGTTTTGCGATCAAGCCAGCGGATGCAAACGCGGCTGGCACCTTGCTCCTGCGTATTCCCGCAAGCAATGTAGTCACCTCCGCGAAACTCTCGCTGGAGGTCAGCCGATTGAGTGTAACCGATGGAGTGTCGGTTTCGGTCTCACGGACTGCCGGTACTAGTTATCAACCGGTGTGGAGCTGTACGGAGAGAGGTAGCGCCATGGCCTTCGAACTCGATCTGCAGCCATTCGTGGCGGGCGTTTCAGAATACTTGGTGAGGGTGCAGATTCAGGGCGCCGGAGCGGGGCTGGAATCCGTCGTCGTCGATACCATCACGCAGATCAACCGGGCTGCTCTACCGCGTCTGTCGCGCGGCGGCAATCGTGTGCAACTGGTCCTGGGGACTCAAGCGGAGACTGTCCAGTTCCTGCCTTCCATCGTCACCGGCAACCACAGCCAGACGGTCCACGAACAGGAGTCGATCGATGTCGAGACGGAGGTCGGTTTCTACAAGCCGATTCTGCGACCGGCGGAAGCCAACACGGCCGCACACGTGACTTGGAAGATCGCCACCCCCACGCCTATCACCGCTATCAACTACGGTGGCACGATCTGCGTCAAGACCGCCAACGACCGCGCGACCCTATTACACTCGTTCGATGGCCAAACCTTTGTCCCTGATTATGAGAAAGCCGACGGCGACGAACCATTTGACTTGATGATCAACCGAGATGTGACGCCAATTCCCGTGGGACAGCGTGAGGCATATCTGCGTTATGAGTTCCAGACGCAACAGTATCCCCGCAGCTATGCCGGACCAGGCATTCAGGCGGCTCGGATGCTTGTGCAGCACGAGCCACGCGTGAAAGGTTTCACTCCCATCGAGGTTACTTACTGTTGGATCGAGCATCGCGAAAGTGGCGATGTTGAGCGCCAGCATACGCAGCGGATCGCCTCTCCTGCCGAGGAGTATTCGATCAATGTTGGCGGCTATCGCGACCCCACCATGCAATGGGTCCGGCTGAATTTGCAGGGCTCGGCTCCAGCCGATGGGAAGGTTACCTACGGGTACTCCGATGGTGTAGATATCGGTTCGGGGGCAGCGGTCAAGCCCGCGCTTTATGAATGGGGCCGCAACATCGCGCTCGGTAAACGCTACACGCTCACCGGTCCGCAACATGCGAAGAACCTCGACGCTGGCGGCGATCTGACCGACGGCATCATCGCTCCTCCCGATGAAGATGTTTCCGAAAGTTACATGCCCACGAACGTCATGTTTGAGCAGGATGCCACCGCAGTAATCACGTTGGATCTGGGCAAGACTCAGAAGGTCGCCGCAGTGCGGATTCATGCGGGGCAGGAAGCCGGGTTCAAACTGGCCTATCCGAAGGTTATCCGCGTGGAGGTTTCAGAGGATGGCCAAAACTTCTCCCAAACAGGCGAGGCCACGCATCACCAAGTCTTCGATCCGCCAGCGAATTTCCAACCCTGGGAACATGATGATTCTCCGCAGTATGCGATGCTGCCAGCGGGCGGCCGACTGGCCTACGCCTATCGAGTCGTCTTGGAACGGCCCCAGGCCGCGAGATTCGTCCGAGTGACCTGTGAAGCACTCAACGGCTGGGGCATCCTGTTGTCGGAAGTGCAAGTGTTCGATCAAGTAGCGGTGCAGCAGGATGTGCCGCCGCACGTGTATCTGCCACCGCTCAAGCAGCTGGCTCAACCATCCCCCCTCGCCGGAAGCAACCCGTGA